Proteins from a genomic interval of Desulfovibrio piger:
- a CDS encoding NapC/NirT family cytochrome c: protein MGTPRTGPWLKVFLGGLAAGAALLAVMAFAMVSTDQRPFCASCHIMQEAAVTHKLSTHAKLACNECHAPHNLLAKLPFKAQEGLRDFMGNVSGKDIPRPLSARTRDVVNENCKACHFATNSEVASMDAKPYCVDCHRNMAHMRHKPISTRTVAYD, encoded by the coding sequence ATGGGTACACCCCGCACAGGACCCTGGCTCAAAGTCTTTCTGGGTGGTCTGGCGGCGGGCGCGGCACTGCTGGCCGTGATGGCTTTTGCCATGGTCTCGACGGACCAGCGTCCGTTCTGCGCCAGCTGCCACATCATGCAGGAGGCCGCCGTGACGCACAAGCTGTCCACGCATGCCAAGCTCGCCTGCAACGAATGCCACGCCCCGCACAACCTGCTGGCCAAGCTGCCGTTCAAGGCACAGGAAGGGCTGCGCGACTTCATGGGCAACGTGTCCGGCAAGGACATCCCCCGCCCGCTCAGCGCGCGCACCCGCGACGTGGTCAACGAAAATTGCAAGGCCTGCCACTTTGCCACCAACAGCGAAGTGGCCAGCATGGATGCCAAGCCCTATTGCGTGGACTGCCACCGCAATATGGCCCACATGCGCCACAAGCCCATCAGCACAAGGACGGTTGCTTATGACTAA